DNA from Misgurnus anguillicaudatus chromosome 13, ASM2758022v2, whole genome shotgun sequence:
ATTCACTAAATGACAGATTTTGCAAACTCTATATCATAGTTTAATACATGAGTCTCTTTTTGGGAGCAAGGGCTACCCCCATGGTTAAACAATCTGGTTGGCTATTCTTTTGATAAAGTCttcttaaacttttttcttttacttgttgatttttttttaatttacttgtttatgttttatcattgctTAAAATGtcagaagccaagctaatataaaaaatatgtaataaataaatattaaaattgagaatataaatataaaaaagaatgTGCATTGGCTGGCAACCTGGTGCctacacactcacctaaaggattattaggaacacatggtcaatttctcattaatgcaatggtgtaatggtgtgggggatgttttcttggcacactttaggccccttaatAGTGCCAATatggcatcgtttaaatgccacggcctacctgagcattgtttatgaccatgtccatccctgtatgaccaccatgtacccatcctctgatggctacttccagcaggataatgcaccatgtcaaagctcgaatcatttcaaattggtttcttggaCATGACATTGAGTTCactgtactgaaatggccaccacagtcaccagatctcaacccaatagaggatctttgggatgtggtggaacgggagcttcgtgccctggatgtgcatcccacaaatctccatcatctgcaagatgctatcctatcaatatgggccaacatttctaaagaatgcttttagcaccttgttgaatcaatgccatgtagaattaaggcagttctgaaggcgaaagggggtcaaacacagtattagtatggtgttcctaataatcctttaggtgagtgtatataaatatatacatattaggCATACATACAATTTTGTCCATTAAAAACATCacatattcaataaaaataaccTCACACAGTTTATTTAGTTTGGATATTAATTAACTCTTATTTAAGGCTACCAAAAACAATAGCAAAGTGCAATTTTGGTGGGAACTATGGTTAACATGACACATGTTTGACAAGTTGACTTGTTATGACGTAGTCAAGCATATGACGTTGCTCACAAGGTTGTCAATTCAAATACTGGGACACAAGTAACAGATGGTCAAACAAGTTTTTCTCATTCTGGTCCATGATGCTATTAACCCCACACTGTCAATATTGCGCGTGTACAGTAAAATGTAAGCTGAATCGCACGTGAGCATTAAAACAATAGAGAATTATGCAAGCCTGGCTCGTTCAGGGGTGCGACATTTTCACATCAGGCCTTCGAGGGCCCGAATTCTTTTCAAACAAGCTGTGTCGCAATCTTGACAGTGACGGGACACGGATACGTTCACGTATCTGTTCCCGTGACAAAACATCACTGGGGACAACCGGTTCGTGATGCACGACTCATAAAAATCCCCGATCTAATAAAAACTTCCGCAGGGTCCAGTAACAGTGCAACACCCCCAAATCCTCAATGCACGAATAAAAGTCTCCCTACGGGACACATTGCTCGTTCACTGATCGCGCACCTCACGTGCCAACATGCCATGCCGCGCGACGGTATTTGATGCGTTCCCTTTCTCTttatcataaatatataaattatgcTAATTAAGACCATTGCATATTAACCAAAACCTCGTTCCGATTTCTCCCGGTTCGTACTGCGCGCGTGCACAAATGCGTTAAAACTGCGATCATATTTGCGACTTACCCGCTGAAACGTGGgctgttttctttatttctccTCCTTCGCCTAGCTTTGACACAGTTTGTTTGAAACATGCATCATTAAAAATTCATCTCACAGCTTCCAGACGCGCGCTACAGATGCACACAAAAGAGCTATTTGCATTGATAAGGAGGCTCGGGACGGCGCTGCTCCTCTTTTCCTTAATATTTAATGACGTCTTTTCGTTAACTGTTATGCCAGTGAGGTAAATGCTCCTTAGTAGCTAAGGTGAACCTGTATCTGCAGAAAATTCCCCCAAAATTAACGCAATTTTACTCTTTTGCACTACGTCATGAACATAATTTATGCAGGCCGAGTTTTGCGTTGAAAAAATGGCGCTGGCTCGACAGAACAGAAGCGATGGCagatttaaagagacagtaacatgTGTACCGCAGTTACACTGTAATGTATTATTATACTGTAAACtgctaataataatattaatagttGTTTTGTTGACATAATTTACAGTGATCAAACACAAAgcataagtttttttttattgacaaatgagaaatataatataaaacaaagcaaataTTTCATGAAGACATAGTTTGTCCACTGATTCTATATACTGATTTTATGTAGGGtaagttaattttttaaatattatatatacattttagaataatAGTACTGTCATTAAGACTATgacataacacaaatgtaactttTGGTAGGCCTAATTCTAGATGCATACAAGTTGTGATCTTACTGTTTTCTTCTCAAGCACTGGAAGAAGCCCATTGAATCTTGTATTTGATTTACAAGACATATTGCCTCTTTTGTAATGAACTGGCTTATGAAAGAGACGTTGTGTCTGTGCTCACACTTTCTGTATTTCCTCTGTTGCCAAGCCAGCTGGCAAACACCTCTATTTGCATGCATTAGCAGCATATTGCCATGGAGCTCAAGGGGAACAGTGATGGCTGAATACAGACGAATCTGTAATTAGGTTCACATCCAATACAGAGCCCCACCATTGGAGCACATAGTTCTGTATAACATGTAGTTTTGATAagaaaattatacaaaaataaaagcatgttaatgtttaaatatatttattcacTTTCTTTGACAGAGTTATGCTGAAAAGCATTCAAACAGCAAATACTGAGATGTTTAACGTGAACTTGGAATATTAATGAATTGGTGTGGGCTTCGGTTCTGTTTTGTAATAAATGTTTAAGGTTTGTGCAGACTAACTTTAAGGAGCATGGAATGTAAGTTATATGaaaaaatgcacatttaacACAATAAACAATAACAGTAAGTAAGTAAAAATAATTATTGACAGTCATCAATATTAACCAGTGTAGTACCATTTTCAACCCCATTTTGCACAGACTTCTACACTATCAATATGAAAGtcattatattaacatttatataaatGAGACTCCggctatatttaaaaataaaaaatatcctatACTAAATATAGCACATACCACACAAGCATATAGCCAGTAGCCTATATACAGAGAATTAGGACATATACATCATAACATGaaaataaagcaaaacattcaaataaCTTCGTTTTTAGTGTTCATGTTGCTTTGTAAAtgaaatgtatcatttttttattcttatttttttattagtattatttttttttctctctgtgtaaaatatgtatgttaATGTAGTAAGGTCTGTTATGCGTCTCCCCTGTTATTTATGTTATGTAATGTTGTATGTTTTCTTTTATGTAATGTTTAGTGAACatgcaataaaacatttttaaaaaaaacttcggTTTTAGATGGTAAAATGGGGCTTACTTTAACTTTCGTTTCCGGTTTAACGTAAGTCATGAGTTGCCTTTAACAGGGCGTGGCGTCTAAAATATGACGTACATTGACGTAGCTCCTCCCAACACAAATACACTCAAAGGAAACCAGACGAAAACAAGGAAGTAACGACTAAAAAAAAGGACGAAGAACTTTGTGTAAACCTTTAATTTATTGCCAAATAAACGCAGAATTCGACTTGTGAACATTTTCGTCCCCTAGTCTATATTCTTTATAGTGAAGAAAAATGAACAACAAAGGTTCATATGCGATCTCCTACGCTGTTCGGCTATTTTGGTTAGCCGCTTCCTAGCAACTACCCGTTGACTAGCCAGCCTAAACTGACTTGCATAACAAACGTGTTTACACACTGAACACGTATTAACCTTGTGCCAAATATCTGTCATTGACTACGTCTTAATGTAAAACGGTAAAACATAAGACGAAAATATGTCATTTTACAACGTTAGGTTATGTTTAATAGGTGAAGGGGGCTAGCCTTCGTTGCTACAGCGCGATGACGTGATCGTAGAGGTGACCTCATTAATCGAGCGAGACGCGTTAAACGCACTCACGGCCTCTGAATTTTCaatttttattaatacattGTTTAATAATTGTCATTTACCTAAGAGCTGTTTACCCTGTTAGCTGTcggttaatttttttatctatctgtctagcatacattatattatacagtaTATCAATGTAACTGTTTTGAGCATATTTTGACTATTTTGTCTTTTGTATTGGTGCAGGTTCATATCCACAACAATCCCTTTATCCTCAGCAGAGCACAGCACCTGTTTACCCACCTGCTATGCAAGTCCCTGGTCAGGTGTCCCCATATCCAGATGCCCCTCCTCCATACTCTGAGGTGGGTATAGACATCCCACaggaatatattttaaagagcaTTTATTCCTTTTAACATCgtcatatttacaattaagtataatatattaatatcacaaaaaaggtTAGCAAAAGGAGTTTTACATTAGATCTGGAGTGGGCAGATCTAATGTAATCATACAATGAACATTCGCTTGAGGTGCAATCTTGTTCACAAAAGCATTAAGCCATAAAGGGCCATGCTATAAACCGATTTTACCTAAATATAAATGCTGCTTTTATAGCTTAGGGGTAATGATAGATAATAAATaggtttttaaataataataatattttaaattgataatacatttttttacagtataatatagGTTATCATTGTAACTGATGCttgtttacatttcaaatgtatttatactattaatattttttattattacagaatgttgtgcagttatatggGAGTTTAATACCATCTTTGAGTGCCGCTCAGTTTTCCCATACAAATGATTAACTTTATTGTGTTTCTTGTCACAGGTTTATCAACCCAGGTACATGGCTCCTCCCCCAGCCCCTGGACACATGCCCCAAATGACCTCAGCATACCCTGGTACTCAAATGTACATGCCCATGGCTCAGTCTGTTCCAATGGGGGCAATGCACTCCAGCGTTCCCATGGCATACTATCAGATGGGACCCATGTATCCCCCCGGTTCCACCGTCATGGTGGAAGGTGGATACGATGCTGGTGCACGCTTTGGACCTGGTGGCACTGGTACCATTCCTGTAAGTCTTCCAATGATGCTTTATATCACGGTTCCTCAAATCCTATCCTGGTGGGCCGGTGCCCTGCAGAATTAAGCATGTTCCATCAGGATAGGGTTTGAGGAACcctgcttttttatttgattttatatgtatgtaatatttTTGATTATTATCATATTTTCCCAATGGGATGCttcattatgtttgtttttatattcaaGCCTCCACCTCCTGGACACCTGCCTAATGCAGCTCAGATGGCAGCCATGCAAGGTGCAAATGTGGTGATGACACAACGCAAGGGCAACTTTTTCATGGGCTCCGGTGGAGGTTACACTATCTGGTAACATTGAGCATCAACCTGGGCTTGAACCGAAGCCCTCCTCCTGAGTTCCCAGTCCTTTACCTCCCTATCCCTCCCCTGCCTCCCCTGGGGCAGCTTGGTTAAGCCACAATACTGATTAAACCTAAAGGAATGTAATATGTTAGAGCCCCTTACTCAAGGTACAGTACTCCGCTGTTGATATAATTGTGTGTTCACGCGATTATATAATGTATAACACAATTATTGTGTATTCACTATTATGTAACtcttttcaaaaatgcatgataattGTAGGTTTACAATCGTAGGTGATCACGTGCCGTATGTCATTGGTTGGCTAATTTAGAGAGTTGGGAGGGGGAACACAGTCCATTTTTAGTTTTATTGAAATTGATGTCCCGTTTGTTTAGCTTACAAATTTTTCTTCTTGAGCCGTTTGTTTTGATGGCAAGATTTGTTGGATCATCTGAAGTAGCTATGCACTTGAAACTTCCTTTTTTCATATcgtaatattaagatacaataaCCTGATTATTCACCCAGATTATTATAAAGAGATGAGGAATTAAGGAAAAGATTAGGAATCAAGCACTGCAAATCAAGGAGAAAGATGTGTTTACAAACTCAAACAATAGCGGAGTATTGTACCTTTGGGCgatcttatatatatatattatctgGTGCCAAAACTGTACTGCGCACCATTATTTAATAGCAAAGAAATTACATATGAATGAACCTAAATGCAGTAAAACGAGAGCGAACAAGACAAACTATAAACACATGTGGTTCAGAGAATATTTTATGTTTCGGTCAATATTAACCCCTTAAAGTCGGATACCCAGAGCTGTACATACATAGCTGTTTCATTTAGTTTAGTGTTTGTGTCAGACAGCTTCCTTCTTCACACGTATATGTTTTTGCTACTTTATCATTTTCCATAAAGGTAACGTTGTTTACAGAGGTCGGGGCTTTATTCAAGACCATGcattttcagtattttacactttggCACATTTAGCATTTTTCTAATGTTGGTTTTTTTGGGGGGAGCTGCTTGTACCAAAGATCTTGACTAGAATGCACTAGATGCTTTTTTGCTTCACTCACAGTTTGTCTGCACACAGATTCATACagaaatacacaaacatatcaTATTTAGGGGAAGGTGATTGCTTTGTAGGTATTGTACACAAAGCATAGCTGTGTATTTAAAATGGGGGGGATAACACGTATAACATGTTGCTTAATTGTATCttgatgtttttgcatgcactTTCATTCAGTTTTGTTCTTAATAAAGAATTGAGTTTTTAGAAGTAccaaatatgttaatttatgtGACCAGTCAATCTGTTCAAATTTGTTTTAGTTACTTATGCATTGATCATTTTACAATAGTAAAGTAATACTTAAAATATACCAGCTGGTGTTCAGAGGAGAAACTGTTGGGTCCTGGTTTTTTTGGGTACAAAGTTTGACTCCCTTTAAATCTCAGTTTTTATTTATCTGGAAAAGATTAGACCACCATCTTCCTCATTTCCGTGTAATGATCTTCAAAGCAGCTGCTTCGACATGAAACTTTGCATGACTTCTGTAGCAGTTACCTGTATTTGTATTAGACGTGATTTAAATGCTGCTTATTTTGCTAGATAATATTAATGGGAAAGGCTTAGAAATGCTCTTTTTaatatattcacatatttcaatcgtttttaactaaaaaaggAAATGTGCCAAACAGGCACATTTTTAGGATTTTTATGTATCATGTGCATCACTGGGTATCCGACATCAGTTCTAAAGGTTTTGCCCTTATATGTAAACAAGCAAAGACATCATTCAAGTTACTTGAACGTCTCTTTGCCAATGAGGAGGAAACTCTCTTCATCAGTCAATGCAATGTGATGATGATTAAAAAAGTGCCATGTTTGCTGGCATTGCCTTACCACCATTTACATCATCTGtgattattttttgtgtgttgatgTAGTCTTTTGtatgttaaattaaaaactaGTAAGTATGCATTTACGATTCCTAACCTGACTTTTAAGTCATTCCTTAAACAGATGTTTTCCATAGCTGTGATTTTTGTAAagaatgtcattaaaaaaagaaacatgagGCAAAAAATTTCAAAGGGCAAAGCTTTCAGAACTCTTAGTGCTGCATTTTGTCATGGCACGTGCCACGGTTTGGTTTGCTTTGCGTATGCTATGTAGCGGATACACTGCTTTTATTGAGCCTCAATACCATGACAGCCATGAATGGTATTAGTTTATGTGGGCACTACAATACAGTTCAGGGAAcccttttgtttttgttttctattCAAATATAACAAGGTTGTGATGGGTTGTAATGGTTGCATACTGCAGCATCAAGGATCCGAGGTCCTTACTAGTTTGCTACATGAAATAATGAAATCCAATGATATTGTGGTGcacttaacttttttttatactAAACCTTAAGTATAAAACAAAATTTAGAATAAAGCTATTTTGAATTTTGACAATCTGTGCTCCAATTTGTTATTCAATGAACgtgtttcatgtttctttcacTATGACAGTTTTTTAATAGTTGCAAAAATCAAATCAGATATTGTTTCAGTCTAAAGCATTCGAGTTCAACCTGATGTATTTTGAGATTTTGATTAGCTTCACTTTgacaaaattatatttgtacatttgtaacGTACACGTttatgtagacaaaaaaaattaaacatttgccAATAAAGCTGTAGATCAGACTCATTAAAAAGTAGTTAAGTAATTTAAAACTTGGAATCAGACATAAACTGCATTAATTTTATGGtaaatatacactgaaaaaaaaatgattaattcaattcactcgaattttttaaggtaagtggttgcaatcaacttatttaagctacatttaaaggtgcagtgtgtaatttttagaaggatctcttgacaaaaatgcaaaataatatacgtaactatattatcagataaatttgtattttataatgaaccgttatgttttattaccttagaatgtgacgtttttatctacatacatcgagggtccccttacgtcagtgcttctcaattattttctgtcatgccccccctaggaagaagtaaacatttcccgcccccccaactctccgccgcgactgtaaatagtataatttatctataaaatgacacatctgcaaaacattgtatccttattaacattaaagaaaaaaaagaaatattgatcaacttacagcaaagaataactttattaacattgttttttagtctgtaacagaaaagacttaaaatgcatcaatttgcctgaaataaatcaatccttatttaaagtgtaatattttttgaccatttgatactgaaaaattaaaattaaatatatacaataaataataataaaaactcaagcggcttatcagcgtgattggggtgtaatgtctttaagtgacagtgcaaaaaaaaattcttcctgaaaaagtatttttcccCAGGGTCTCGCGAGCCCCctctgggggtcccgccccactatttgagaagcactgccttacgtggaagtcgatattttgtgccgccatgtttctacagaagcccttaacggacaaacttttttaactaagttgtctccgtcaattacatgtttttccagtggcgggtaccatagcttctctatgcatttcaaaatgaggggtgagcagtggactgagctgttggttgcaattcacaacctcaccactgggtgccgctaaaatttacacactgcacctttaaacagaagttttttgttttatttgcaacTACttaaccttaaaaaaattgagtaaattgaatgaatcttttttaTTTCAGTGTAATGCTAACTCAAATATCAATAAAGAGCTcggatgcaaaaccctctaagtgtgtCTGACTTGTTTTCAAAcgcttaatggattctgccaacaaactgtTTGATTTCTGAATGACCCAAGGCTGTGATTAACTGGATTTTAAGCGAAAGTATTTGGTAAACGCATAATACGTGCTtccggttaatatcattatcttgcATTTAGAGGCTTTTGCGTTCAAGCTCCTTAAATCTAGTATCATTAACAATAATCAGCAGATGTCTTTCAGAGGTACTGTTTATATTTGGCACCGTTACAGCATGATCTTGTAACAAAAACGAGCATTAATCttcaaaaatgacatttaaatattttgcaagacACTGTAACAGTGAATTCTCCAAAAATGTActaaaatcttaatttaaactttttaaaaaaaagtaaaaatataaagacAGGCAGATAACACTTAATAGCATAGTGTCATTCATCTTAAAAGAAACCAAATCTATACAATGCCTCTAATGTTCGGCTTTGATTTACATGCAGTGCCACCTCACAGCTAAACTTATGCAagacaataataaataattgaatgATACTCATATAAATGATATGCAGTATAGATAAACATGCTTCAATATAGATCAGACTTTCTTCACATTCTGCTGAAACAGTGagtataaaaattatatttaggCATAAAAATATCACGCAgcacaaaataaatgattgttGTCGCAAAACTTTGTGACTTTACCAAACAAAAATCAAAGAGGAACCTCAGCTTATTGATGTCACAAATATTTCTTGCTTCTGGTAATCCTTCCAATAATACACAGCACCATGCAACTCAAACTTTATCCCTTTAACTAAGCGTTTCTTCCACAGAGCACAGACTAGAGGTTGCGCTCATGCACTGTTTTGTGtctggcacacacacacaagactTTATTTAGAGGTCTGCATAGTCCATCCCTATCAAGGCTGATCTTTGATTGAATTCCTCCAAGCAGGTCAGATGAAGTACTCCTTTTTGTTTGAAGTAACTGTATCATTGTAGACCTGATCTGGGTCGATTCCTGGAGCGGGCTCACCTGCAGTTCTGTAAACACCCTTGTTGTGGCACAGATATCGGTACAGCAGAAATCCAAAGATGGCAATGGTTACCAGGACAAGCACGACTACCactggaaaagaaaaaaatattcaaggTTAAACAGCAACCAATGAGTTgaaattttaaagattttaatttgAGAAAGAGCAAGGTGAACAGATAAGCTTTCCGTAATCATTTCAAAACATCGTGTCCAGTTTACCCCTGCACATAATGAAagtcagatttataaaaatttGTGAAAACTCAGCTGAAGTCATATTTTGTGATTCACTGTgtttagggatgcataacgattaattgcgataaatagcagaataaaagtttttgtttacatcatatatgtgtataataattatgtatatataaatatgcacatgcatgtataattttaagaaaaatatttattaagtatttatttatacataaatatacaaatgtatatacacataaacatttcttaaatatatacatgcataatACAAAGTATTATACACCATTTACACACATatgtgatgtaaacaaaaacatttattctgctatagattaaccgcgattaatcgttatgcatccctagtttttatataaaatcatcctatataatgtaaagaacatataatcttgatatatttaatactgactggttaaggtcatgtcaaaaattgaaatgaatgtgaaatcaatctcaaaattagattatgagactttagcctggtttTCAGAGGTAAGGTGACatataagaatatttatataaatatattaaa
Protein-coding regions in this window:
- the dazap2 gene encoding DAZ-associated protein 2; this encodes MNNKGSYPQQSLYPQQSTAPVYPPAMQVPGQVSPYPDAPPPYSEVYQPRYMAPPPAPGHMPQMTSAYPGTQMYMPMAQSVPMGAMHSSVPMAYYQMGPMYPPGSTVMVEGGYDAGARFGPGGTGTIPPPPPGHLPNAAQMAAMQGANVVMTQRKGNFFMGSGGGYTIW